TCGCACACGTGGTGTGGTTCATCCGTGGTGGTTCCGTATTCTCACCAACATGTTCTTCGGACCGGCTCACATTGTCATGCAGCGGAAGCAATTGTTGAACTTGCGGGATCGTGTGGAACGACATCATGTTGCCCACACACCACCACTAATGAAGATGACTTAACAAAAAACGCTCCGGCGACGAGGCGCGGCGTCGCTGGAGCGTGTCAACGATAGAACGGCTTGGCCTGCGGCTTACTCGCTCGCTTCCGTATTGGCCGGTTCGTCTTGGAATAACTGTGCCGCAAATTTCCGCAGATAGTTTCGCCAATTGATCCAGGTATGACCGCCGTCAGTTTCTTCGTAAACAACGTCGAAGTCATGCTTCTTTAACAGATCCACCGAGGCCCGCGAGACGTCGACCAGGAAGTCATCTTTACCGGTCGAGAACCAAAACAGCTTCAAGCCATCCTTAAGATCTGGATTCTTCAGCACTTCGATGTGTTGTTCTTCCCAGGTCGGGCCATTGTTCTGCTGGTCGGCGCTACGTTGGCGCAGGCCAAAGATGCCTGAGCTATAAACGCCAACATAGGCGTAGTCATCCAGGTCGTTCAGCGCGATGTCCAATGTCTGAGCGCCCCCCATCGAAAGCCCAGCGATTGCGTGATTCGCGCGACCTTCTTTCACTCGAAACGTTTTTTCAATGGTCGGCACAATGTCGTCGGCGAACTCTTTGACGAAGTCCTGCATCTGCAGGCCGCGTTGTTGGCGATCCATCCGACCAACATGACCATCGGGCATCACCACAATCATCGGCTTCGCTTCACCGGCTGCGATCATGTTGTCGATGATTAAATTCGCCCGCCCCACGGTCGACCAAGAGTCATCACTATCGGACGCCCCATGCAGCAAATAGAAGACGGGGTATGACTCGTTTCCTTTCTCGTATCCCGGTGGTGTGTAGACGTGCATCCGGCGAAATCGGTCGAGCGTCTTCGAGTGATAGGTCACTTCCGCTACTTGGCCATGCGGCACATCGCGAAGCTCCATGAATTCCAAACCTGGGGCATAGGCCAGGCTGAAGACGGTGGTGTTCGATTCACTCGTCTCGCGATTGGCCGGGTCAGCAACGGTAACGCCATCGATGTTGAACCGATAGCGGATCGGTCCTGGCGTTTTCACCGGTCCGATCTCGACTTCCCAGATCCCTTCTTCATTCTTGGTCAGGGCACCGTTCTCGCTAAGGTTCCCCAGGTCAGAACTGACCAGGCGAACCGATTTCGCTTCAGGTGCCAGGATGCGAAATGCGATCTTGCCGTCTTCCAGCACTTCCGGAGAGACAACCCGTGGAGAACGCTGCCGACCTGGTTGGGCCTGGGCCAAGTTCGGGTAAAGCAGCAACCCAATAGTGATGAAGGACAATGCGATCGGGATTGATTTCATGGGGAATTCTCGGTTTTGATGAGGGTTTAGTTCTGACTCGCTTCTTTCTTCAGTTCGAGCATTGTCTCGGCCATTTTCTTGCCGATACGGCTATACCAGATGCCACTGCCCAAGTAATGGTAAGGTCGGTCCGAACCGACAAGCTTCCATTCTTCGAAGTGATCTTGCCAACCAGGGAATAGGTCTTCGGCCGTCTTGTCGACCATCTCGTCGGTTGCGATCGTCTTCACATTACCGGCAAACTCGGGAACTTGGTTCATTGCGAACTGGGCGTCTTGGATCTTCTTCATGTTTGCTTGCGGTTCGCCGGAGCCGTTCTGACCGAGAGCACCAATAACGACTGGCAAGTTCGGCGAGTTCCAAGCTTTACGAATGTCGTGAATCAGATGCTTCATGTTCTGTGCGTACTCGCTAGGGGCGTAGTCCCCGAACATGTCATTGAAACCTTGAAACCAGACGAATCCGGCAATGTGGGGCTTTTTTCCTTTCAATTCTGGAAACAATTCGCCCGCGTTCTTCAGAGTGTTGTCGACTTCCCCCAGCATGGCGCGATACGAGATACCGTATTCCGATTTGATTTGCTCCATAGTCGGGAGGGGATCATTGCGGTTTCGCTTCTCGTTATTGTTCTGGACGCGCTTCTGAGCTTGGGCGAGTTCTTCCTGCAGGACTTCTTCGCTCGGCATGCCGGCGCTGGGGGAACGGAACTTTTGATATAAAGAATGCCCGCCCCAGGCAGTCTTAATCAACAGGACTGGTTCGTCGTAGGCCTCTCCCATCGCAAACCCAAACGCCAGTTCGAGGCCAGTTTTGTTGGGAGATCCGTAGCCAATGGTAAGTGGCCCTTTGCGATTAAGAAACTTGATCATCACGTCGTCACGCTCGATCCATTTATCATCTTTCCGAAATTCAGCATAGAACTCCTTGGTCTTCTCGTCGGTCGCTTGATGCTCGAGCAGTTCGTTGCTTGCTTTTCCTTCCATATTCGATTGACCTGCCAGGATGAAAACCTGATAGGTATCTTCTGCCCATAAGCTGGTTGTTCCAAAGCTAAACAGCAATAGTACTGCCGGAAGTATACGTGTGATGCGTGGCATGAAAGATTCCTCAGAGAGAAGCGGAGTGAGTGGGATCGGTTAAGAAAAGTTGTGCTACGGTCGACTTCGACCTTGCTGTTTGCTGGTTTCGAGCTGCTGTTTTAGTTGTTTCACGATTTCAGGATGCTGCGAGTAAACGTTCGTTGTTTCGCCAGGATCAGATTTCAAATTGTAAAGTTGCCCCGGGGCGGTCGGGTCGGTATCCTCCAATCTATAGATCGACAACGCCCCTTGCTGGTAATTGTTACCGCCAGAACCGGGGTGATCTAGATACTTCCAATCGCCTTGGCGAATTGCCATGCTCAAGTTGATGGTTGTGTGCAAGGTATAGGGGCGAATGGGATTACTGTATTTTTCACCCTTAAGCACAGGTAAGAAACTGAAACTATCCTCGGCGGCGCCTTGTGGAATGGTAACTCCCACCATGTCAGCGATCGTGCGCATCAGATCAGTCTGGCAGATGGTTTCCGTGGACGTCATTCCAGGGGCAACCTTACCAGGCCACCTGACGATAAACGGAACACGATGGCCGCCTTCCCACTGATCTCGTTTCATACCGCGAAATGGGTGTGCACCGTCGTGCTCGAAACGCTTCCGCATATCGAGCACGGTGATTGTCTCCGGTCCATTATCACTGGTAACAATCACCATCGTATTATCGGCGACATTTAATTCGTCGAGAGTCTTCAACAATTGGCCAACGACCCAGTCGAATTCGTAAATGAAATCACCATGAACGCCGGCATTCGTTTTGCCTTGAAACGCTTTCGCAGGAAGGGATGGTAGGTGTACGGCCTGCGTCGAGTGAAAGAGAAAGAACGGCTGATTGGGATGCTTCTGGACATGGTGTTTGAGAAATGCCTGGCTCTTTTCAAGGAATACCAAGTCGACCTCAAACAAATCAAAGTCGTCTGCGACGAGCCCTGGGCGGCAGTCTCCGGCATAAGGAAAGAAGTCACGCAGCGGTTCGGCCGCACGCACTTTCGTGGGCGGAACCGGAATCTGATCTCCATCGATCCAAGCATATAGCCAATCGGTCGTTGGGCAGCAGGCCGTCCCGAAGAACTGGTCGAACCCATGCGCCAGCGGGCCATCGGGGATCTTGCGGGTGAAGTCGGTCGCACGAACCTTTTCTACTCCGTTCAAATCGCGCCGCTGATCGATCGGCTTTCCCTCTTTGTCGAAGAAGCTGAGTCCAATGTGCCACTTGCCAAACATCGCCGTGGCATACCCGCTCTGTTTGAGCATCTCTGGCAACGTAAGCCGGTCGTTATCGATCAGACATGGCCCGCCTACTCCGACGAAGACACCCCGGTAGTTCAAGCGAAATGGCATCCGCCCCGTCATCACGCCATACCGAGAAGGTGTGCAGACGGTGGAAGGGCTGTGGGCGTCGGTGAAACGCATTCCTTCTTTCGCTAGCTGATCGAGGTTGGCAGTTGTGACCTTGGCTTCCGAGTTGTAACCACTGACGTCGCCGTACCCTAGATCGTCGGCGTAGATCACCAGAATATTGGGTAGCGTTTGTTCTGCTGATAACCTGCCTGCCGCAGCAAACAGGACCATTGCGGCAATGATCATACGACATGAAATCGCTAGACGTTTCGGACGAGGCACGTTATTCTCCCAA
This window of the Blastopirellula marina genome carries:
- a CDS encoding esterase; the protein is MKSIPIALSFITIGLLLYPNLAQAQPGRQRSPRVVSPEVLEDGKIAFRILAPEAKSVRLVSSDLGNLSENGALTKNEEGIWEVEIGPVKTPGPIRYRFNIDGVTVADPANRETSESNTTVFSLAYAPGLEFMELRDVPHGQVAEVTYHSKTLDRFRRMHVYTPPGYEKGNESYPVFYLLHGASDSDDSWSTVGRANLIIDNMIAAGEAKPMIVVMPDGHVGRMDRQQRGLQMQDFVKEFADDIVPTIEKTFRVKEGRANHAIAGLSMGGAQTLDIALNDLDDYAYVGVYSSGIFGLRQRSADQQNNGPTWEEQHIEVLKNPDLKDGLKLFWFSTGKDDFLVDVSRASVDLLKKHDFDVVYEETDGGHTWINWRNYLRKFAAQLFQDEPANTEASE
- a CDS encoding sialate O-acetylesterase, which produces MPRITRILPAVLLLFSFGTTSLWAEDTYQVFILAGQSNMEGKASNELLEHQATDEKTKEFYAEFRKDDKWIERDDVMIKFLNRKGPLTIGYGSPNKTGLELAFGFAMGEAYDEPVLLIKTAWGGHSLYQKFRSPSAGMPSEEVLQEELAQAQKRVQNNNEKRNRNDPLPTMEQIKSEYGISYRAMLGEVDNTLKNAGELFPELKGKKPHIAGFVWFQGFNDMFGDYAPSEYAQNMKHLIHDIRKAWNSPNLPVVIGALGQNGSGEPQANMKKIQDAQFAMNQVPEFAGNVKTIATDEMVDKTAEDLFPGWQDHFEEWKLVGSDRPYHYLGSGIWYSRIGKKMAETMLELKKEASQN
- a CDS encoding sulfatase-like hydrolase/transferase; translated protein: MPRPKRLAISCRMIIAAMVLFAAAGRLSAEQTLPNILVIYADDLGYGDVSGYNSEAKVTTANLDQLAKEGMRFTDAHSPSTVCTPSRYGVMTGRMPFRLNYRGVFVGVGGPCLIDNDRLTLPEMLKQSGYATAMFGKWHIGLSFFDKEGKPIDQRRDLNGVEKVRATDFTRKIPDGPLAHGFDQFFGTACCPTTDWLYAWIDGDQIPVPPTKVRAAEPLRDFFPYAGDCRPGLVADDFDLFEVDLVFLEKSQAFLKHHVQKHPNQPFFLFHSTQAVHLPSLPAKAFQGKTNAGVHGDFIYEFDWVVGQLLKTLDELNVADNTMVIVTSDNGPETITVLDMRKRFEHDGAHPFRGMKRDQWEGGHRVPFIVRWPGKVAPGMTSTETICQTDLMRTIADMVGVTIPQGAAEDSFSFLPVLKGEKYSNPIRPYTLHTTINLSMAIRQGDWKYLDHPGSGGNNYQQGALSIYRLEDTDPTAPGQLYNLKSDPGETTNVYSQHPEIVKQLKQQLETSKQQGRSRP